CTACCTTTTAGGTTTTTTACCTTAAATCCTAAAAAAAAAGAGATATACTCCGCCTTAAGAGAGACATACGCTAGGCTAAAACATAGCCACAATCAAAGACAGAAGTTTTGAGGAAAGCGTTATGACGACGACATTATCTGTACCCAGTTTTATTAAATCTTTGCTGGGAGAAGAAGCAGAAGACCTCCTCAATTATAAGGCGAAAGTTTCTCAGGATTTATTACATTTACCGGGGCCGGATTGGGTCGATCGCATTTTTGCCGGGACCGATCGCAATCCCCAAGTTCTCAGAAGTCTGCAACAATTATATTCTACAGGTCGTTTAGCCAATACTGGTTATATTTCTATCTTGCCTGTAGACCAAGGAATTGAACACTCTGCTGGCGCATCTTTCGCACCAAATCCCATTTATTTTGACCCAGAAAACATCATCAAATTAGCAATTGAAGGCGGATGTAACGCCGTTGCTACCACTCTCGGCGTTTTGGGAATGATGTCTCGTAAATATGCTCATAAAATCCCCTTCATTGTGAAAATAAATCACAACGAACTACTGACATTTCCCAATCAATTTGACCAAGTAATGTTTGCCTCAGTAGAACAAGCTTGGAATTTAGGCGCGGTAGCAGTTGGCGCAACAATTTATTTTGGTTCAGAACAATCAACTCGACAAATTCAAGAAGTAAGTAAAGTTTTTGCTCGCGCTCATGAATTAGGAATGGTAACAATTCTCTGGTGTTATTTACGCAGTAATGCCTTTAAACAAGATAAAGATTATCACGTTGCCGCAGATTTAACCGGACAAGCAAACCATTTAGGTGTGACAATTGAAGCCGATATTATTAAACAAAAATTACCTGAATGTAACAACGGTTATCAAGCAGTTTCGCAAGCAATGGCGAAGACTTACGGGAAAACTGATAAACGAGTTTACACAGATTTAACCTCCGATCATCCGATCGATCTAACTCGCTATCAAGTGCTGAATTGTTATTGTGGCAGAGCAGGTTTAATTAATTCTGGTGGCGCTTCGAGTAAAAATGATTTTGCCGAAGCTGTTCGCACTGCGGTAATTAATAAACGTGCAGGTGGTACTGGTTTAATTTCTGGTCGGAAAACATTTCAACGTCCCTTTGAAGAAGGCGTGAAATTGTTTAATGCGATTCAAGATGTTTATTTGTCGCAAGATGTAACGATCGCATAGAGGTTTGTCCAGTCGATTGTTTTTACGAAGGGGAAAATATGCTAATCATTCACCCCGATGGAAAATTAGTCTTATTCTTTGTACGTAGTTGGGCTTTAGCCCTCTTACAAAACCTGGCATAAGAGGGCTAAAGCCCAACTACATACCTTTTAACTAGCAACTTGCGTTAATTATCCATAGTATCCTTAATCAAAAATCTTGTAGAGACGTTGTATACAACGTCTCTACAAGATTTCGGTAATCGATCGATATTGTTGGATAATTCTCATCACAGAGATTAGCCATTATCCCCCTGTCAAACGAGGTTTTACATATTTAGCAAAGTTCTCTTTTCCTGATTCTAATTGTGGAGGAATCCCATTAGGATAAGTTTGAAAAATTAATTGTTGTAAGCGTTGAACGCGGTTTTCTGGATTAGGATGGGTGCTGAAAAATTCAGGGGATTGACCACCTTGACGAGCCGAGCCTAATATTTGCATTAATTGGACAATTCCTTGGGGATTGTAACCTGCTTGGGTCATAAAACGAAGACCTAAGCGATCGCTTTCTAACTCATCATCTCTACCATATCTTAAACTAACTAATTGATTCACCGCTTGAGCTAAAACTTGCGCTTGTCTAGCCCGTTGTTCGCTGTCACTTGCTGCTACTCCCACCGCAGTAACTAAGGTTGCACCTAACTGTTGTTTCGCCAAATGTTCTGCACCATGACGCGCCACAACATGACCAATTTCATGTCCTAAAGTGCCAGCAAGTTGCGCTTCTGAAGAAAGGCGACTTAACAAAGCCGCAGTGATAAAAACTTGTCCTCCAGGTAAAGCAAAAGCGTTAATTGTGCGGGGATCTCGTAATAAATAAAACTGAAAAGGATAGCCAGATTTAGAAGCATCTGATTGTTGAACTATTCTTTCTCCTACTTGTTTGACATATTGTTGTAGCAAGCTGTTAGGATACAAACCACCATATTTAGCTGCCATTTGTTGTCGTGCTTGTAAACCTAACGCAATTTCTTGACGTGGTGAAAGTTGGACGCGCTGATTTTCTCCAGTAATCGGGTTTTGTACCGTGTTTGTGCAATAGGTAATTAATCCAAATAGTGCGACTATAATTCCAATCCACAGACGATTTAATCCTCTCACCGCTTTTCTCCCAACCATTTGGATAGGACAGGAGCTTATCATAATTTTATTTAGAATTCATCTGTATAATTTTGTATAAAATGTATGTTAAAGATAGCTTTTTATCAGATAGTGCATAAGTGTTGCCAGTTCAGAAATATAGAAATTAGCAATAATAATTTGCCCACTTATAGAGAAAATTACCATGAAAACGCCAAATAGGTTAATTCTACCTCTGTCTGTCTTGGCTGCTGTTGTAGTTGTTGAGCAGTTTTCTATTAATCAGGGGAAATTGATGCTAAATTCGGGTGTAGTGGCGCAAACATCCAGCAACACAAAAGCAGAAGCCGATCGACTCTTGCAACAAGGAAATCAGCAATATAAAACTAGTCAATTTCCAACTGCTATACAGTCTTTTGAACAAGCATTAAATATTTATCGACAAATAGGGAATCGCCAAAACGAAGCAACAACTTTAATCCAAATTGGCAATACTTACTTAGATTACATCCAATTTAAACGTTACTACCAACAGATTAAGAAACCGGAAGAAATAAAGCCTTATCCAGAAGTTCTTAAATATTACGAACAAGCTTTAGTTATTATGCGTGCAATTGGCGATAAAACGGGTGAAGCTTGGAGTCTCAACGGCATTGCTATGACTAACGGCGCATTAGATAAGAATGAAGAAGCTCTGAAATTTTACGAGCAAGCTTTAACAATTATGCGTGAAGTAAAGGATAAAACTGGAGAAGCAACTGTTTTATTTAATATTGGTAAAGATTACGATTGGGGATTCGATCGCCAAAGAGATTCTCGACCTATTTCGATTGATTTTTATGAACAAGCTTTAGCAATTGTGCGGGAGATTGGAAATCGTTCTTTGGAAGCGAAAATCCTTTATACGATCGCATTCACTTACAAAAATGAAGGGCAAGAAAAGCCGGAAATTGCTTTGGAATATAGTAAACAAGCTTTGCCAATTGCGCGAGAAGTGGGCGATCGAATTCTTGAAGAAAAAGTCCTCAATAATATGGGCTATATCTATTTTGCTTTGGGCTATCCTCAAACTGCACAGGAGTATCAAGAACAAGCTTTAGCAATTAGGCTGGAAATGAATATCCATGTTGTGTGGCCTACAGATATTACAAAAAAAGCAATTCTTATTACTTACAATACACCAAAAAAAAGACCAACTTTAATAACTTTTTTAGAAGGAGAAGCACTAATTCACTACAGAAATGGTGAAGCTCACGCCTTCCGCAGACGATACAAAGCTGCCTTAGAATCTTATCAGCAAGCCTTAGCCATTGTTCGCCAACAAAAAAATCGCCCTTGGGAATGGGTAATTCTCAATCAAATGGGGACAATTTACGAAACTTTGAAACAATTGGAAGCAGCTTTAGACAATTACAAACAAAGTTTAATTATTAGAAGAGAAGTAGACGAACTTGCAGCAAGAGAGCCAATTCCTTACACTATTCGGATGGCTTATGGCACTAATATTAATCTTGGTAAAGAAGGAATTAATCTAGAAAATGGAATTGCTAATGGTTTAATTAAGGTAGGAGAAGGAGAGCCGATTAATACTCCAATTTCTGTTTTTGAAAATATGAAGACTCCTGAAGAAATTGCCAGAGGACGACGATTGCAGGTAGTAGTAGGAACAGCTAGAAAACAACAAGGTTGGCAAGGATTTTCACCTAATAAAGAAGAAGATACCCTCACTAATATGGGGGATATTTACAAACTTCTAGGACAACACCAAGCTGCATTGAATTCTTACAAGGAAGCAATTAAAATTCTCCGCGCCGAATTGCAAAGTAATGAAAGTATAGAAGCTACTTGGAGGAGAGTAACAAATCTGGGGACTTACTATCAGCAGGAACACAGAATTTTCCGAAGCATGGGAGAAGTTTATGAAGCATTAGGAGAACACCAAACTGCCTTGAAGCTATACCAACAATCTTTAGCAATTGCAAATCATGAAAATAGCAGTAGCATTGCTAGCCAAAGACCTATATTACTCATTCTTATTGGGAAAGCTCACGAAAATTTAAGACAGTACCAAGCTGCTTTAGAAGCTTATCAACAAGCTTTAGCGATCGCACAAGATCCCAAAAATAAAGGATACTATTTAACACAAGAACATTTAATCCGTCAGTGGGGAAAAGAAGAATATTTCCGGCGATTGAGAATACCATATCAAAAGCCAGATCAAGAAGCACTTCTTAACAGTATTGGCGCAATTTATGAAAAGTTAGGACAAACTCAAAAGGCGCAGGAATATCGCCAGCAAGCTTTGGCGTTGAAGCAGGAAATTAGCGATCGCACTGAGGAAGATATAACTGCTCAAAAGGCAATTCTAATTACGGAAGTTGGCAGAGATACAGCAAAAAAGGCGATCGTACAAATCAACAGACTGGAGGGTGAAGCAGTCGCTCTCTTTGCGGCGGGAAATAGTTACTTTAGACAAGGACAATACCTCAAAGCACAATATCAACTTGCCTTAGAATCTTATCAGAAAGCTTTGTCAATTGTTCGTCAACAAAACAATCGTCCTTGGGAAAGAGTCATTCTGATTCAAATGGGGTTAGTTTACGAAAATTTAGAACAAAATCAAGCGGCTTCAGAGCAATATCAGCAAGCTTTAGAGATTGAACAAGAGATAGAAAAACCTGCTGAAAAAGCAACCCTCCTCAGTAAACTTCCTCTTAGTGGATCTGTAAATTTTGACAAGGTAGAACTTGGTTTTGATTCAGGTAAAATTACTACTTTTAAACCGGAAGGAGGAGTAATTTTCTTTGCCCAAACACGAGAGAAATTACAAGCCGATCGGCTGTTGAAAGAAGGTATCACACAATATGTAAATAATAAGTATGAAAGAGCATTAAAAACCTTTGAGGCAGCTTTATCGATTTATCAAAACATAGAAGATAAACCGGGAATGGCAAAAACTCTCTCTGAAATTGGGATAGTTTATGATAGGCGCGAAGAAGATGAACAAGCATTAAATTATTACCAGCAAGCTTTGAAAATTTATCGGGAATTGGGCGATAAATCAGGGGAAAAAACTACCCTCAACTTAATGGGAAGAATTTACTATGAGCAGGGTATTCAGTTTGCAGTTCAAGGTCAATATCAAGAAGCTTTAAAAAGATTTGAACAAGTTTTGCAGATTGCCCAAAAACTCGGTCATAGAGGAACGGAATTAAGAACATTTCTCTGGATGGCAAGAGTTTACAGCAGTTTAGGAGAGTATAAATTAGCTTTAGATTACTATCAAAAAGCTTTACCAATTCGTCAAGAAATTTTAGGGCATTGGGTAGGAATAGAGTCTAACATTGGCGAAATTTATGAGGTGTTAGGACAATATGAATTAGCTTTAAAGTACTATGAAAAAGCATTAAAAACTGCAAGAATACCCACACTAATTAGTGATGATGGCATGATTGGAGATTTTACAGGTGAGGTGAATGCGCTAAATGCGATCGGAAATATCCACTACAGATTAGAAAAGTACGAATTAGCATTGAATTTCCATCAACAAGCATTAACAGTTCTGAAAAAAGTTAAGAGCCAAAATACCCAAAAACTTCTAGAAGCAACAACATATAATAGTATTGGAATTGTTTACTTGAAGCAAGGAAAATACCAATTAGCATTAGACTTTTTGCAGCCAGCTTTAGCTATTTATCAGCAATTCAATAGGAGACGTGCAGAAGGGGTAACTCTTCACGCGATCGGCAAACTTTACTTTGAGCAAGGACAATACGAATTAGCTGGGAATTTCTTACAACGAAGTTTAGTAATTGCTCAAGAAATTGATAATAAAGAAGGTGAAGGACACACCCTTAGTACGATCGGTTATTTACTAGAAAAACAGAATCAGCCAGAATTAGCGATCGTCTTTTTCAAACAATCCGTTAATGCCAGAGAAACGATTCGCAAAAATATCAGAGAACTTCCCAAAGAACAGCAACAATCTTACATCGAAACTGTTGCTAAAGATTATCGCAAATTAGCCGATCTCCTCTTACAAAAAGACCGAATTTTAGAAGCACAACAAGTTTTAGATTTACTAAAATTGCAAGAATTAGAAAATTATCTTCGCAACGTGCGCG
The Phormidium ambiguum IAM M-71 genome window above contains:
- a CDS encoding M48 family metalloprotease; translated protein: MISSCPIQMVGRKAVRGLNRLWIGIIVALFGLITYCTNTVQNPITGENQRVQLSPRQEIALGLQARQQMAAKYGGLYPNSLLQQYVKQVGERIVQQSDASKSGYPFQFYLLRDPRTINAFALPGGQVFITAALLSRLSSEAQLAGTLGHEIGHVVARHGAEHLAKQQLGATLVTAVGVAASDSEQRARQAQVLAQAVNQLVSLRYGRDDELESDRLGLRFMTQAGYNPQGIVQLMQILGSARQGGQSPEFFSTHPNPENRVQRLQQLIFQTYPNGIPPQLESGKENFAKYVKPRLTGG
- a CDS encoding CHAT domain-containing protein — translated: MKTPNRLILPLSVLAAVVVVEQFSINQGKLMLNSGVVAQTSSNTKAEADRLLQQGNQQYKTSQFPTAIQSFEQALNIYRQIGNRQNEATTLIQIGNTYLDYIQFKRYYQQIKKPEEIKPYPEVLKYYEQALVIMRAIGDKTGEAWSLNGIAMTNGALDKNEEALKFYEQALTIMREVKDKTGEATVLFNIGKDYDWGFDRQRDSRPISIDFYEQALAIVREIGNRSLEAKILYTIAFTYKNEGQEKPEIALEYSKQALPIAREVGDRILEEKVLNNMGYIYFALGYPQTAQEYQEQALAIRLEMNIHVVWPTDITKKAILITYNTPKKRPTLITFLEGEALIHYRNGEAHAFRRRYKAALESYQQALAIVRQQKNRPWEWVILNQMGTIYETLKQLEAALDNYKQSLIIRREVDELAAREPIPYTIRMAYGTNINLGKEGINLENGIANGLIKVGEGEPINTPISVFENMKTPEEIARGRRLQVVVGTARKQQGWQGFSPNKEEDTLTNMGDIYKLLGQHQAALNSYKEAIKILRAELQSNESIEATWRRVTNLGTYYQQEHRIFRSMGEVYEALGEHQTALKLYQQSLAIANHENSSSIASQRPILLILIGKAHENLRQYQAALEAYQQALAIAQDPKNKGYYLTQEHLIRQWGKEEYFRRLRIPYQKPDQEALLNSIGAIYEKLGQTQKAQEYRQQALALKQEISDRTEEDITAQKAILITEVGRDTAKKAIVQINRLEGEAVALFAAGNSYFRQGQYLKAQYQLALESYQKALSIVRQQNNRPWERVILIQMGLVYENLEQNQAASEQYQQALEIEQEIEKPAEKATLLSKLPLSGSVNFDKVELGFDSGKITTFKPEGGVIFFAQTREKLQADRLLKEGITQYVNNKYERALKTFEAALSIYQNIEDKPGMAKTLSEIGIVYDRREEDEQALNYYQQALKIYRELGDKSGEKTTLNLMGRIYYEQGIQFAVQGQYQEALKRFEQVLQIAQKLGHRGTELRTFLWMARVYSSLGEYKLALDYYQKALPIRQEILGHWVGIESNIGEIYEVLGQYELALKYYEKALKTARIPTLISDDGMIGDFTGEVNALNAIGNIHYRLEKYELALNFHQQALTVLKKVKSQNTQKLLEATTYNSIGIVYLKQGKYQLALDFLQPALAIYQQFNRRRAEGVTLHAIGKLYFEQGQYELAGNFLQRSLVIAQEIDNKEGEGHTLSTIGYLLEKQNQPELAIVFFKQSVNARETIRKNIRELPKEQQQSYIETVAKDYRKLADLLLQKDRILEAQQVLDLLKLQELENYLRNVRGNEQTARGVSNTPQEQEVKQGYEAIVNKGIKFGKELAELQKIPVDKRTSAQQQRILELRKAEQQITKEFSEFLKSPTVTALVTQLRQVTGGENLNLKDFNSLRDNLQRLQQSAVVLYPFILDDRLELILVTPYSPPIRRTVNVKREELNRAIAEFHQSLKQPNSNVVSTANKLYNWLIKPIENDLAEAKTQTIIYAPDGQLRYIPLAALHDGKQWLVQRFGINYITAASLTDFNTKPQEKMQVFAGAFTQGSYTFKVGEQEFQFSGLPFAGKEVENLAATIPGTTKLLNGQFNRDSVLMMNDFSVVHLATHAAFVVGKPEDSFIMFGNGDRATLRDVESWSLPKVDLIVLSACETGLGGKLGNGEEILGFGFQMQRTGAKAAIASLWPVSDGGTQVLINGFYSILQKGNISKAEALRQAQIALITGNHSAFGEARGITTAQSIPQTETSKLNHPYYWAPFILIGNGL
- a CDS encoding class I fructose-bisphosphate aldolase — protein: MTTTLSVPSFIKSLLGEEAEDLLNYKAKVSQDLLHLPGPDWVDRIFAGTDRNPQVLRSLQQLYSTGRLANTGYISILPVDQGIEHSAGASFAPNPIYFDPENIIKLAIEGGCNAVATTLGVLGMMSRKYAHKIPFIVKINHNELLTFPNQFDQVMFASVEQAWNLGAVAVGATIYFGSEQSTRQIQEVSKVFARAHELGMVTILWCYLRSNAFKQDKDYHVAADLTGQANHLGVTIEADIIKQKLPECNNGYQAVSQAMAKTYGKTDKRVYTDLTSDHPIDLTRYQVLNCYCGRAGLINSGGASSKNDFAEAVRTAVINKRAGGTGLISGRKTFQRPFEEGVKLFNAIQDVYLSQDVTIA